In the genome of Bombus affinis isolate iyBomAffi1 chromosome 7, iyBomAffi1.2, whole genome shotgun sequence, one region contains:
- the LOC126918590 gene encoding hsp90 co-chaperone Cdc37, with amino-acid sequence MVDYSKWKDIEISDDEDDTHPNIDTPSLFRWRHQARVERMEERRREQEEHQRKKTETRQKMRETEEKIKKLENEQNEADLTELKKILQDLEKEDLKIKEREEEIKKKEKLTPWNVDTIGQDGFTKTVINKRSPRKGDDNGLSDEEKEKKMKEFAKENEKKLKEFGMLGRYEDSKKFLQDNPQLVCENTANYLVIWCINLEIEEKHDLMEHVAHQCICMQYILELSKQLDVDPRACVGSFFSRIQNAELEHRNSFEDELRAFKERIRKRAVEKVADALREAEEEEKKARRGPGGLDPLEVFESLPEPLQKCFETQDHALLQETLAVMPRKEAFYHMKRCVDSGLWLPDAIAKELIEAGVTADDAEAKELIEGEVAADNAEAKDLIQEGVTADDVEETSAANPE; translated from the exons ATGGTGGATTATAGCAAATGGAAAGATATTGAG ATTTCAGACGATGAAGATGATACTCACCCAAACATTGATACACCATCATTATTTAGATGGCGTCATCAAGCAAGGGTTGAAAGAATGGAAGAAAGGAGACGTGAGCAAGAGGAGCATCAGAGGAAAAAGACAGA aaCTCGACAAAAAATGAGAGAAACagaggaaaaaattaaaaaattagaaaatgaacaaaatGAAGCAGATTTAACCGAACTGAAAAAAATTTTGCAAGATCTTGAAAAAGAAGATTTAAAGATTAAAGAAAGGGAAgaggaaataaagaaaaaagagaaattaacACCTTGGAATGTTGATACTATTGGACAAGATGGTTTTACAAAAACAGTGATTAATAAGAGATCACCACGTAAGGGAGATGACAATGGGTTATCAGAtgaggagaaagaaaaaaaaatgaaagaatttgcaaaagaaaatgagaaaaagtTGAAAGAATTTGGTATGCTCGGAAGGTATGAAGATAGTAAGAAATTTTTACAAGATAATCCGCAGTTAGTATGTGAAAATACTGCAAATTACTTGGTTATCTGGTGTATTAACCTAGAAATAGAAGAA AAACATGATTTAATGGAACACGTTGCGCATCAATGTATATGTATGCAATATATTTTAGAATTATCAAAACAACTAGATGTTGATCCAAGAGCATGTGTAGGTTCCTTCTTTAGTCGTATTCAGAATGCTGAGTTAGAACATAGAAATTCTTTCGAAGATGAATTGAGAGCATTTAAAGAAAGAATACGTAAGAGAGCTGTTGAAAAAGTAGCAGATGCCCTTAGAGAAGCTGAGGAAGAGGAGAAAAAAGCGCGTCGAGGTCCAGGTGGTCTTGACCCACTTGAAGTATTTGAAAGTCTACCAGAG CCCCTACAAAAATGCTTTGAAACCCAAGATCATGCTTTATTGCAAGAAACGTTAGCAGTGATGCCACGAAAAGAAGCATTTTATCACATGAAACGATGTGTTGATAGTGGTCTTTGGTTACCAGATGCAATAGCTAAAGAATTGATAGAGGCAGGAGTAACTGCGGATGATGCAGAGGCTAAAGAATTGATAGAGGGAGAAGTAGCTGCAGACAATGCAGAAGCTAAAGATTTGATACAGGAAGGAGTAACTGCGGACGATGTAGAAGAAACCTCGGCGGCCAATCCTGAATAA